A single window of Nicotiana sylvestris chromosome 5, ASM39365v2, whole genome shotgun sequence DNA harbors:
- the LOC138869571 gene encoding uncharacterized protein, with amino-acid sequence MVVGSMVIPKYSDHKTIYTPKDIQFGMLSEHGVNLTYMQAWRAKEKALQFLRGHPADSYSKLPSYLYILEKTYPGSVVKLKKTDDDCFLYVFVANCTSISGWEYYRPVVVVDGTFLKSAYRGIMLTTSTMDATGTILPLAYAVVDSENDASWKWFFEQFKHAYGERPNMCVVSDRNESILKATSIVYPDYSCMWHIWTNIWAKFKKGHLKLSELYFATTQSYMLDEFNERMSKIEEIDPRVKAYLYDIGYHRWSRVHATVNRTWTMISNIAESLNAVTKYARELPIVELLEYMRTLLERWTKEKLLKANGTFTYLEFKFNKELDNNRTLSHKLKERASTDYIHTVLDSVRRYIVCLENKRCRLQQTTSRGGSRI; translated from the exons ATGGTAGTTGGTAGCATGGTTATTCCAAAATATTCTGATCATAAGACAATTTACACACCAAAAGACATACAATTTGGCATGTTGTCTGAACACGGCGTGAATCTAACCTACATGCAAGcttggagagcaaaggaaaaggctttacagtttttgagaggCCATCCTGCTGACTCCTACAGCAAATTGCCTAGTTATTTGTATATTCTGGAGAAGACTTATCCGGGGTCTGTAGTTAAATTGAAGAAGACGGACGATGACTGCTTCTTGTATGTATTTGTTGCGAATTGTACGTCAATCAGTGGTTGGGAGTATTATAGGCCAGTTGTAGTAGTTGATGGGACCTTCTTAAAGTCAGCATACAGGGGAATAATGCTAACAACTAGTACAATGGATGCAACAG GTACCATATTACCATTGGCATATGCTGTTGTTGATTCAGAAAATGACGCATCATGGAAGTGGTTTTTTGAGCAATTCAAACATGCATATGGTGAAAGACCAAATATGTGTGTTGTTTCGGATCGTAATGAGAGTATCTTGAAGGCAACATCTATTGTTTATCCCGATTATtcttgcatgtggcatatttggacaaatatatGGGCAAAGTTCAAGAAGGGACATCTAAAGTTAAGTGAATTGTACTTTGCCACGACACAGTCATACATGcttgatgaatttaatgaaaggatgtcaaagattgaagagatTGACCCCCGTGTTAAAGCATATTTATACgatattggctatcatagatggtCTCGAGTACATGCTACGGTGAACAGAACTTGGACTATGATATCAAACATTGCAGAGTCGTTGAATGCTGTAACAAAATATGCAAGAGAGCTGCCGATAGTAGAACTATTAGAGTATATGAGGACCCTTCTTGAACGTTGGACGAAGGAAAAGTTATTGAAAGCAAATGGTACATTCACATACCTTGAGTTCAAATTCAACAAAGAGTTGGATAACAACAGAACATTGTCGCACAAGCTTAAA GAGAGGGCTTCAACAGACTACATCCATACAGTACTAGATAGTGTGAGGCGCTATATTGTTTGTCTTGAAAACAAGAGATGTAGGCTTCAACAGACTACAtccagaggcggatccagaatttga